One Haemorhous mexicanus isolate bHaeMex1 chromosome 9, bHaeMex1.pri, whole genome shotgun sequence DNA segment encodes these proteins:
- the TAL1 gene encoding T-cell acute lymphocytic leukemia protein 1 isoform X1 produces MKSKWTMDRPPAPPPPSDPRDARPARRHDSEAETTSEPESSRGGMEAPADPQLLLNGAAKEAGRPSPGPPAAPVPVIELVRRGGSLDIKSREAAGEAMQRAPGAEPCRAAEAACEARMVQLSPPALPLQPPGRAMLYNLGQPLATINSGFFGEPDSFSMYGSNRVKRRPSPYEMEITDGPHTKVVRRIFTNSRERWRQQNVNGAFAELRKLIPTHPPDKKLSKNEILRLAMKYINFLAKLLNDQEEEGNQRGKVNKDSGIVQEDLLQDMLSPNSSCGSSLDGAASPDSFTEEHEALDSKHTRSLHHAILPVEGNAQR; encoded by the exons ATGAAAAGCAAATG GACGATGGACaggccgcccgccccgccgccccccagtgacccccgcgatgcccgccccgcccggcggCACGACTCGGAAGCGGAGACCACGAGCGAGCCGGAGAGCAGCCGCGGGGGCATGGAGGCGCCGGCGgacccccagctgctgctcaacGGGGCGGCCAAGGAGGCGGGCCGGCCCTCCCCCGGGCCCCCCGCCGCCCCTGTGCCCGTCATCGAGCTGGTGCGCCGGGGGGGCTCCCTGGACATAAAAAGCCGTGAGGCGGCGGGGGAGGCGATGCAGAGAGCGCCGGGAGCCGAGCCGTGCCGCGCCGCCGAGGCCGCCTGCGAGGCCCGCATGGTGCAGCTGAGCCCCCCCGCGCTCCCGCTGCAGCCCCCCGGCAGGGCCATGCTCTACAACCTGGGCCAGCCGCTGGCCACCATCAACAG CGGGTTTTTCGGAGAACCGGACTCCTTCTCCATGTACGGCAGCAACCGGGTGAAGCGGAGACCCTCTCCGTACGAGATGGAGATCACCGACG GTCCTCACACGAAGGTGGTTCGCCGCATTTTTACCAACAGCAGGGAGAGATGGAGGCAGCAGAACGTCAACGGGGCCTTCGCAGAGCTGCGCAAGCTCATCCCCACCCACCCGCCCGACAAAAAACTCAGCAAGAACGAGATCCTGCGCCTGGCTATGAAATACATCAACTTCCTGGCCAAGCTGCTCAACGaccaggaggaagaaggaaaccAAAGGGGCAAGGTGAACAAAGACTCGGGGATAGTCCAGGAAGACCTCCTGCAGGACATGTTGTCTCCCAACTCCAGCTGTGGAAGCTCTTTGGACGGGGCGGCGAGCCCGGACAGCTTCACGGAAGAGCACGAGGCGCTGGATTCGAAGCACACGCGGAGCCTGCACCACGCCATCCTCCCCGTAGAAGGCAACGCGCAGCGGTGA
- the TAL1 gene encoding T-cell acute lymphocytic leukemia protein 1 isoform X2: MTMDRPPAPPPPSDPRDARPARRHDSEAETTSEPESSRGGMEAPADPQLLLNGAAKEAGRPSPGPPAAPVPVIELVRRGGSLDIKSREAAGEAMQRAPGAEPCRAAEAACEARMVQLSPPALPLQPPGRAMLYNLGQPLATINSGFFGEPDSFSMYGSNRVKRRPSPYEMEITDGPHTKVVRRIFTNSRERWRQQNVNGAFAELRKLIPTHPPDKKLSKNEILRLAMKYINFLAKLLNDQEEEGNQRGKVNKDSGIVQEDLLQDMLSPNSSCGSSLDGAASPDSFTEEHEALDSKHTRSLHHAILPVEGNAQR, from the exons AT GACGATGGACaggccgcccgccccgccgccccccagtgacccccgcgatgcccgccccgcccggcggCACGACTCGGAAGCGGAGACCACGAGCGAGCCGGAGAGCAGCCGCGGGGGCATGGAGGCGCCGGCGgacccccagctgctgctcaacGGGGCGGCCAAGGAGGCGGGCCGGCCCTCCCCCGGGCCCCCCGCCGCCCCTGTGCCCGTCATCGAGCTGGTGCGCCGGGGGGGCTCCCTGGACATAAAAAGCCGTGAGGCGGCGGGGGAGGCGATGCAGAGAGCGCCGGGAGCCGAGCCGTGCCGCGCCGCCGAGGCCGCCTGCGAGGCCCGCATGGTGCAGCTGAGCCCCCCCGCGCTCCCGCTGCAGCCCCCCGGCAGGGCCATGCTCTACAACCTGGGCCAGCCGCTGGCCACCATCAACAG CGGGTTTTTCGGAGAACCGGACTCCTTCTCCATGTACGGCAGCAACCGGGTGAAGCGGAGACCCTCTCCGTACGAGATGGAGATCACCGACG GTCCTCACACGAAGGTGGTTCGCCGCATTTTTACCAACAGCAGGGAGAGATGGAGGCAGCAGAACGTCAACGGGGCCTTCGCAGAGCTGCGCAAGCTCATCCCCACCCACCCGCCCGACAAAAAACTCAGCAAGAACGAGATCCTGCGCCTGGCTATGAAATACATCAACTTCCTGGCCAAGCTGCTCAACGaccaggaggaagaaggaaaccAAAGGGGCAAGGTGAACAAAGACTCGGGGATAGTCCAGGAAGACCTCCTGCAGGACATGTTGTCTCCCAACTCCAGCTGTGGAAGCTCTTTGGACGGGGCGGCGAGCCCGGACAGCTTCACGGAAGAGCACGAGGCGCTGGATTCGAAGCACACGCGGAGCCTGCACCACGCCATCCTCCCCGTAGAAGGCAACGCGCAGCGGTGA